One window of the Rissa tridactyla isolate bRisTri1 chromosome 9, bRisTri1.patW.cur.20221130, whole genome shotgun sequence genome contains the following:
- the MCEE gene encoding methylmalonyl-CoA epimerase, mitochondrial isoform X2 yields the protein MAASLGRAAAGLLTRLQTSAPTIRTLSSSNSFSQNIPSCLWKLGRLNHVAIAVPDLEKAQSLYKDVLGAQVSETVALPEHGVYTVFVELGNTKLELLHPLGEKSPIASFLQKNKTGGMHHICIEVDDIKAAMTELKKKKMRILSEEPKIGAHGKPVIFLHPKDCHGVLVELEQA from the exons GGCTTCTTACCAGATTGCAGACTTCAGCTCCCACTATACGAACTCTATCATCATCAAATTCCTTCTCTCAAAACATTCCAAGCTGTTTGTGGAAACTGGGCCGACTTAATCATGTAGCAATTGCAGTACCTGATTTGGAGAAAGCTCAGTCCTTATATAAAGATGTATTAGGAGCACAGGTGAGCGAGACTGTTGCTCTTCCTGAACATGGTGTCTACACTGTTTTTGTGGAGCTGGGAAATACCAAGCTGGAACTGCTACATCCTTTAGGAGAGAAAAGTCCCATTGCAAGCTTTCTGCAAAAAAACAAGACCGGAGGAATGCATCATATCTGCATTGAG gtTGATGACATAAAAGCTGCTATgacagaactgaagaaaaaaaagatgagaataTTGAGTGAAGAGCCAAAAATAGGTGCACATGGCAAACCTGTGATTTTTCTTCACCCTAAAGATTGCCACGGAGTCCTTGTGGAACTTGAGCAAGCTTGA
- the MCEE gene encoding methylmalonyl-CoA epimerase, mitochondrial isoform X1 has protein sequence MNKHLKDEDLLLWGLLTRLQTSAPTIRTLSSSNSFSQNIPSCLWKLGRLNHVAIAVPDLEKAQSLYKDVLGAQVSETVALPEHGVYTVFVELGNTKLELLHPLGEKSPIASFLQKNKTGGMHHICIEVDDIKAAMTELKKKKMRILSEEPKIGAHGKPVIFLHPKDCHGVLVELEQA, from the exons GGCTTCTTACCAGATTGCAGACTTCAGCTCCCACTATACGAACTCTATCATCATCAAATTCCTTCTCTCAAAACATTCCAAGCTGTTTGTGGAAACTGGGCCGACTTAATCATGTAGCAATTGCAGTACCTGATTTGGAGAAAGCTCAGTCCTTATATAAAGATGTATTAGGAGCACAGGTGAGCGAGACTGTTGCTCTTCCTGAACATGGTGTCTACACTGTTTTTGTGGAGCTGGGAAATACCAAGCTGGAACTGCTACATCCTTTAGGAGAGAAAAGTCCCATTGCAAGCTTTCTGCAAAAAAACAAGACCGGAGGAATGCATCATATCTGCATTGAG gtTGATGACATAAAAGCTGCTATgacagaactgaagaaaaaaaagatgagaataTTGAGTGAAGAGCCAAAAATAGGTGCACATGGCAAACCTGTGATTTTTCTTCACCCTAAAGATTGCCACGGAGTCCTTGTGGAACTTGAGCAAGCTTGA